One genomic region from Prionailurus bengalensis isolate Pbe53 chromosome C1, Fcat_Pben_1.1_paternal_pri, whole genome shotgun sequence encodes:
- the LOC122480504 gene encoding ataxin-7-like protein 3B, which yields MKDSSLSNGDTNKLEAIAQEIYVDLIEDSCLGLCFEVQRAVKCDYFYPEFEETGSMKDFGTQPVEDKGACCLQLCSLPGESGNGPDQQLQRSPREF from the coding sequence atgaaggaCAGTTCTTTGTCTAACGGAGATACCAACAAGCTAGAGGCCATTGCTCAGGAGATATATGTAGACCTAATAGAGGATTCTTGTTTGGGCCTCTGCTTTGAGGTACAGCGGGCAGTCAAGTGTGACTACTTCTACCCAGAGTTCGAAGAAACTGGCAGCATGAAGGATTTTGGCACTCAGCCAGTAGAAGATAAAGGAGCGtgctgcctccagctttgctcccTTCCTGGAGAATCTGGGAATGGGCCCGATCAGCAGCTGCAACGCTCACCCAGAGAATTCTAG